A genomic window from Klebsiella quasipneumoniae subsp. quasipneumoniae includes:
- the zraR gene encoding sigma-54-dependent response regulator transcription factor ZraR, producing MSSDKVQILVVDDDISHCTILQALLRGWGYQVALAHNGLQALELIHQQVFDLVLCDIRMAEMDGIATLKEIKAYNPAIPVLIMTAFSSVDTAVEAIKSGALDYLIKPLDFDTLQQTLVQALAHTRHSEGEHPAAASSRWGMIGDSPAMQALLNNITLVAPSDATVLIYGESGTGKELVARAIHACSGRGDKPLVTLNCAALNESLLESELFGHEKGAFTGADRRREGRFVEADGGTLFLDEIGDISPLMQVRLLRAIQEREVQRVGSNQTLAVDVRLIAATHRNLAEEVSAGRFRQDLYYRLNVVTIEMPPLRRRREDIPPLAQHFLKRYAERNRKAVKGFTPQAMDLLIHYSWPGNIRELENAVERAVVLLTGDYISGRELPLAIAGTPLPSGGSEEGLIQPLVEVEKEVILAALEKTGGNKTEAARQLGITRKTLLAKLSR from the coding sequence ATGAGCAGCGATAAGGTACAGATTCTGGTTGTCGATGATGACATCAGCCACTGCACGATCCTGCAGGCGCTGCTGCGCGGCTGGGGCTATCAGGTGGCATTAGCCCACAACGGCCTGCAGGCGCTGGAGCTGATCCATCAGCAGGTCTTCGACCTGGTGCTGTGCGATATTCGCATGGCGGAGATGGACGGTATCGCGACGTTAAAAGAGATTAAAGCCTATAACCCGGCGATCCCGGTGCTGATCATGACGGCGTTCTCCAGCGTCGATACGGCGGTGGAGGCCATCAAGTCCGGGGCGCTGGATTATCTGATTAAACCGCTGGATTTTGACACGTTACAGCAGACGTTAGTCCAGGCGCTGGCACACACCCGGCATAGCGAGGGCGAACACCCCGCCGCAGCGAGTTCGCGCTGGGGCATGATAGGCGACAGCCCGGCGATGCAGGCGCTTCTTAATAATATTACGCTGGTAGCCCCTTCGGATGCGACGGTGCTGATCTATGGGGAGTCGGGAACCGGTAAGGAACTGGTGGCGCGCGCCATCCACGCCTGCAGCGGGCGCGGTGATAAGCCGCTGGTGACGCTCAACTGCGCGGCGCTGAATGAGTCGCTACTGGAGTCGGAACTCTTCGGCCATGAAAAAGGGGCGTTTACCGGCGCGGATCGGCGACGTGAAGGGCGCTTTGTCGAAGCGGATGGCGGCACGCTGTTCCTCGATGAAATTGGCGATATCTCACCATTGATGCAGGTCCGGCTGCTGCGGGCGATTCAGGAACGGGAGGTGCAGCGGGTCGGCAGCAACCAGACGCTTGCCGTTGATGTGCGGCTGATCGCCGCCACCCACCGCAACCTCGCGGAAGAGGTAAGCGCCGGGCGTTTTCGCCAGGATCTCTATTACCGCCTGAACGTCGTGACTATTGAGATGCCGCCGCTGCGCCGGCGCCGGGAAGATATTCCGCCGCTGGCGCAGCACTTTCTCAAACGCTATGCCGAACGCAATCGTAAGGCGGTAAAGGGGTTCACTCCACAGGCGATGGATCTGCTGATCCACTACTCCTGGCCGGGCAACATTCGCGAGCTGGAAAACGCGGTGGAGCGGGCGGTGGTGCTACTGACCGGGGACTATATCTCCGGGCGGGAATTGCCGCTGGCGATCGCGGGTACGCCGCTGCCGTCAGGCGGGAGCGAGGAGGGGCTGATTCAGCCGCTAGTGGAAGTCGAAAAAGAGGTGATTCTGGCGGCGCTGGAAAAAACGGGCGGCAACAAAACCGAAGCCGCCCGTCAGTTAGGCATTACGCGGAAAACGCTGTTGGCGAAACTTAGCCGTTAG
- the zraS gene encoding two-component system sensor histidine kinase ZraS, whose product MKIKPFSRDAAAGALSWLLTGTVVLLVVLFSAMIVRDYGRETTAARQTIEEKGSVLIRALESGTRVGMGMRMHHAQLQALLEEMAWQPGVLWFAVTDDNGAIIAHSDPQQVGQTLYSPAQMRALAVGEQARWRRLSEPQPAMEIYRQFRPLNPARGHHRGMMNRGNSALAQASVPQVIFIAFDSRELDAAQARGQRNMAIMLGAAALVTAATILAQFWFRRYRRSRKQLLEAMARKEKLLALGHLAAGVAHEIRNPLSSIKGLAKYFAERTPPGGESHQLAQVMAKEADRLNRVVSELLELVRPAHLNYQPVDINALIHHSLQLVSQDAQSRGIALQFTPRPELSTINADADRLNQVLLNLYLNAMQAIGRDGVIRVSASEADRQRMKIVVADSGKGMTAEELQAIFTPYFTTKADGTGLGLAVVQNIIEQHGGTIRAESQPGAGAIFTLWLPIDAQRREDEQR is encoded by the coding sequence ATGAAGATCAAACCTTTTTCCCGGGACGCTGCCGCTGGCGCGCTGAGCTGGCTGCTGACCGGTACGGTAGTGCTGCTGGTGGTGCTGTTCTCCGCGATGATCGTCCGCGACTACGGTCGTGAGACGACCGCCGCCCGACAAACTATCGAGGAGAAGGGGAGCGTACTGATCCGCGCGCTGGAGTCCGGCACGCGCGTTGGCATGGGAATGCGGATGCACCACGCGCAGCTGCAGGCCCTGCTGGAAGAGATGGCCTGGCAGCCGGGCGTCCTGTGGTTCGCGGTGACTGATGACAATGGCGCCATCATCGCCCACAGCGATCCGCAGCAGGTGGGTCAAACGCTCTACAGCCCCGCGCAGATGCGTGCGCTGGCGGTTGGCGAACAGGCTCGCTGGCGGCGGCTTAGCGAGCCGCAGCCGGCCATGGAGATCTATCGCCAGTTTCGCCCGCTCAATCCGGCCCGCGGCCACCATAGGGGCATGATGAATCGCGGCAACAGCGCCCTGGCTCAAGCCAGCGTCCCGCAGGTGATTTTTATCGCCTTTGATAGCCGCGAGCTGGATGCCGCGCAGGCCCGCGGGCAGCGGAATATGGCCATCATGCTGGGCGCCGCCGCGTTGGTGACAGCGGCAACGATCCTTGCCCAGTTCTGGTTCCGCCGCTATCGCCGCTCACGGAAACAACTGCTGGAGGCGATGGCCCGCAAAGAGAAACTGCTGGCGCTTGGCCATCTGGCGGCGGGCGTGGCGCACGAGATCCGCAATCCGCTCTCGTCGATTAAAGGGCTGGCAAAATATTTTGCCGAGCGCACGCCGCCGGGCGGTGAGTCGCATCAGTTAGCGCAGGTGATGGCCAAAGAGGCCGACCGCCTCAATCGGGTGGTCAGTGAGCTGCTGGAGCTGGTCCGGCCCGCGCATTTAAATTACCAGCCGGTGGATATTAACGCGCTTATCCACCACTCATTGCAGTTGGTTAGCCAGGATGCGCAGAGTCGCGGGATCGCGCTGCAATTCACTCCGCGCCCGGAGCTCTCCACGATCAACGCCGATGCCGACCGCCTGAACCAGGTGCTGTTGAACCTGTACCTGAACGCGATGCAGGCGATTGGCCGTGACGGCGTCATTCGCGTATCGGCAAGCGAAGCTGACCGTCAGCGGATGAAAATCGTCGTCGCAGATAGCGGTAAAGGGATGACTGCCGAAGAGCTGCAGGCCATCTTCACCCCCTATTTCACCACCAAAGCGGACGGCACCGGGCTGGGGCTGGCGGTGGTGCAGAATATTATCGAACAACATGGCGGGACGATCCGCGCCGAAAGTCAGCCGGGGGCCGGAGCGATATTTACGCTTTGGCTACCGATTGATGCTCAACGGAGGGAAGATGAGCAGCGATAA
- the zraP gene encoding zinc resistance sensor/chaperone ZraP encodes MKRNRTLPLALVTLAALTFGSNTAWANHHWGNNNGIGNQGYSQLTQEQQATAQKLHNDYYEQTSALRQQLQSKRYEYNALLTAQKPDSGKIEAVAQEMEGLRQKLDQQRVKLDLALAEAGVPRGAGMGYGGCRGSGGGHMGMNHW; translated from the coding sequence ATGAAACGGAACCGTACCTTACCTCTCGCCCTCGTTACCTTAGCCGCGCTGACCTTCGGCAGCAACACGGCCTGGGCCAACCACCACTGGGGCAACAATAACGGGATCGGCAACCAGGGCTACAGTCAGCTGACCCAGGAGCAGCAGGCTACCGCGCAAAAGCTGCATAACGATTACTATGAGCAAACCAGCGCCCTGCGCCAGCAGTTGCAGTCCAAACGCTATGAGTACAATGCGTTGCTCACGGCGCAAAAGCCGGACAGCGGCAAGATTGAAGCCGTCGCTCAGGAGATGGAAGGCTTACGCCAGAAGCTGGATCAGCAGCGGGTGAAATTAGATCTCGCCCTGGCTGAGGCTGGCGTTCCCCGCGGCGCAGGAATGGGATATGGCGGCTGTCGCGGTAGCGGCGGCGGTCATATGGGCATGAATCACTGGTAA